The region CAACAAAGCAAGTGTCCACAAAATCGTCTTCGCTTGTGACGCAGGAATGGGCTCCAGTGCAATGGGTGCCTCGGTCCTGAGAAAGAAGCTGCAAAATGCAGGGGTGAACATCACCGTTACGAACTCTGCAGTCAGTGAAATTCCGGCGGACGCGGACATCGTGGTCACCCAGAAGACCCTTACCGACCGGGCGATTGCCAGCAATCCGCAGGCAGAGCATATCTCGATTGATAACTTCCTGAAGAGCCCGAAATATGATGAGCTGGTAGAACGTTTGAAGTAAGAGGCACAAGTGTAAAATCTAAGCATATACTTCTCGCTGAAACGGATGCCGTCCCTTATAGGACGGCATATCCGTTTATGCTTGATGCAAGGCGGAGGGTTAGCTGAAATGACGAAAATTACCGCCAGACAGCGCCAGATCCTGTGGCTTCTGCTCGAAGCCAGTGGAGAGATTACCGCTGTAAAAATTGCCGAGGCTACCGGGGTAAGTGTAAGAACCGTACACCGGGAGATGGAGGACATAGAATCCGTGCTTGAGAACTTTGGTCTTGATCTGATCAAAAAATCAGGCAAAGGGATTGGATTGAGCGGCCCGGAGGCCGGTCTTGCGGAGCTGCGCCTGTTCCTGCGGGAAGAGAAGCCGGCGGATTATTCCGGCGAAGACCGCAAGGTATTCGAGCTCTGCGTTCTGCTGGAGGCGGAGGAGCCGGTGAAGCTGTTCACACTTGCGCATTCCCTTAAGGTTACAGTTGCTTCTATCAGCTACGATCTGGATGAACTGGAGCAGTGGGTCCGTAAGTTCGGGCTGGAGCTGGTCCGAAGGAGAGGCTACGGCGTTGAAATCACCGGCAGCGAGATCGACAAGCGTCGGGCGATTGGGCGGTTGGCTGCCGAGCATCTGGATCTGTCTGATCTGGTCGGCCATGGTTCTCTGGCTGAGAGCAATCCGGCTTTTCGCATGCTGTTGACTACAGTCGGTCAGTCCAACCTCATGGAAGTAGAGAATACGCTGTGGGATATGGAATGGAAATGGACGGCGGAGCTGCCCGAAATTGTCTATATGGAAATGCTCCTGGCCCTTGCAGTCACTACCCGGCGGATTGAGCTTAGCCGGAGCATCGACAGCGGGGCGGAAGCAGGCTATTCCAGGGTGTCCGACCACCGGAACATTGCCGGAGCCGAGCGATTTGTGCAGCAGCTCGCAGAGGTGCTTGAGCTGAAGATTCCCCGGGTAGAGATTCTGTATATTGCCGGGTTGTTCGACCGGGTTCAGGATTCCTTCTCCTCATCGGGCTATGCTTACGGAGATATTGAATTAATGGAGATTGTTTACAAGCTGACCGAGAGCGTGGTCAAGCGGACGGGGCTGCCCTTTCAGAGCGACCGTTCCCTGCGCGAAGGTCTGCTGGAACATATTGATCCGGCATTGAAACGGATCCGGGAGGGCACACGTATCCGTAACCCGCTGCTCGGCCCGATCCGCAGGGATTACGAATATCTGTTCAACATCATCCGCGCAGCCGTGGAGGATATGCAGCTGGAGCTCCAGATCCCGGATGAAGAAATCGGATTTCTGGTCATGCATTTCGGAGCTTCCGCAGAGCGGCTGAACCAGCTAAGGCGCAACGTAAGAGCCATTCTGGTCTGTGCCAGCGGCCTCAGCTCCTCCCGGCTGCTGGCTACCCGGCTGACCAAGGAAATGCCGCAGATCGAGATTCTCGGCAATATCTCCTGGTATGAAGCGGCGCGTCTGCCGGATGAAGATTACGATCTGATTATATCTACCATTGATCTGCCGATTGACAAGGAGCGTTACATCAAGATCAGCCCCCTGCTCACAGCGGAGGAGATCGAGAAGCTGCTGAATTACATTCAGAACACGACGCTGCGGGAACGGGAGAACGGAAGGAACGGTGAACCGGACCAGGCGGTCCGGGAGGAGGGCTCGCTTGAACGGCTCCGGAGCTACAAGGGCATTCTGGATGAGATCGTCAGCCTGCTGGAGCGGTTCCGGTTCCATCCCATTGATAACAAGGGGATGGATCTGTCAGCGACGATAGTGGAAATGCTGGAGACACTGAATGGTAACGGCGTGGTCGGAGATGCCGGTATTGTGCTGGAGCGTCTGCTGGAACGGGAGCGGATGACCAGCCAAGTGATTCCGGATACCGCGCTGGCGCTGTTCCATACCAGAAGCAGTCATATTCACCTGTCATCGCTGACCCTGTACCGGCTCGATCAGCCCGTAATTCTGGAGGGGAATACAGAGGTCCGAGTCATTCTGCTCATGCTGGCTCCGCGCAGACTCTCTAAGGAGAGCCTGGAGGTGCTCAGCGAGATCAGCGCACTTCTGCTGAACTCCGAGCTGGTTCAATTGCTGGAAGAACGTTCAGAGTCCGAGATCCGGGGGTATTTATCCTCGGAGCTGCTTCATTTTTTCCAAAATAAATGTTGAAAGAGGGAGAAACCATATGAGTATACTGTCAGAAAATAAAGTGATTATGCACGGAGCCGCAAACGATAAATATGAAGCCATCAAGATGGCGGGCAAGCTGCTGGTCGATGCAGGGCATGTCACGGAGGAATATGTTCCTAAGATGCTGGAGCGCGAGGAAGTAGTGTCCACGTATATGGGCGGCGGATTGGCTATTCCGCATGGTACTAAGGAGGCGCGGCCTTATATTAAGTCCACTGGTTTGTCGATCATCCGCTTCCCGGACGGGGTGGATTTCGGCGGCGATGAGCCGGCGTTTGTAGTCATCGGCATTGCAGCCGCAGGCGACGGACATATGGAGGTTCTGACGAACGTGGCGATGATTTTCACCGAGGATGATGCCATTGACCGCGTCATGAACGCTCCTACGGCTGCTGATGTTATTGCAATCTTTGAAGGAGGACTGGAGTAATGAAGGCGGTCCATTTCGGCGCGGGCAATATCGGCAGGGGCTTCATCGGGCTGCTGTTGTCGCAGGCGGGCTATGAAGTTACTTTTGTGGATGTGAATGAGGCCTTTGTGACCCAGCTCAAGGAACGCGGCGAGTACCCGGTCACGCTGGCCAGCGACGGTCAGGAAACAGTCATCGTGAAGAATGTTACGGCTCTTAGCAGTGTAACGCATGCAGATGAAGTGGCGGCCGCCATTGCTGAAGCGGATCTGGTTACTACGGCGGTCGGCGTATCGGTTCTGAAGCATATCGCGGGTGTACTGGCTGATGGCATCAGCCGAAGAGTAGCTGTCTCCTCCGCACCGCTGCATGTGATCGCCTGCGAGAATGCGATTGGCGGCAGTGCGCAGCTCAAGGAGCTGGTGTACGCGAAGCTGGATGAAGAGAGCCGTGCGAAGGCTGAATCTTCGGTTGCTTTTCCGAACGCGGCAGTGGACCGGATCGTTCCGCTCCAGCAGCATGAGGATATCCTGAAGGTGGTCGTTGAGCCGTTCTATGAATGGGTGGTGGACGCCTCGCAGATGATCCCGGGCTATACGCCGGTTGAAGGGGTGCATTACGTAGAGAATCTGGAGCCGTATATTGAACGCAAGCTCTTCACTGTGAATACAGGCCACTGTTCTGCGGCGTACCTTGGTTTCCTCGAAGGATACGAGACCATTCAGCAGGCCATGGCGGATGAGGCGTTAACGGCGAAGGTTCGTGAGGTGCTGGAGGAGACCGGCGCGGTGCTGGTCCAGAAGCATGGCTTCGATGCAGCGGAACACAGTAAGTATATCGATAAAATCCTGGAGCGCTTCCGCAATCCGGCGCTGACCGATGAGGTATCCCGTGTAGGGCGTTCGCCGGTGCGCAAGCTGTCGCCGAATGACCGTTTGGTATCCCCTGCAACACAGGCGTATGACAGAGGGCTGGGCTACACGGCGCTGACGCGATCTATGGCCGGTGCGCTGCTGTTCAAGGCAGGCGATGATCCGGAAGCTGTGGAGCTGCAAGCTGCAGTCGCGGAGCTTGGAGCAGAAGCGGCACTGACGAAGTACACGGGGCTTGCTGCGGATCACCCGATTCATCAGTCTGCGATGGAGCAATACGCGAAGTTGAGCTAAGAACCTATGTGTTAACAACATAAAAATACAGCCGCAGGGAAAGCCTATAAGCTTATCCCTGCGGCTGTTTGCGTTAGTCTGCGACTCTTAAAAGTGGAGAGATTGATTAGCTGTTCTCCAGAATTGTCTGCAGTGTCGTACGGTCCAGTCCTTGGACCAGCTTGATCAGCAGCTCTTTGGCTGCCGCATAATCATCACTGTGGATGATCGAGGTTGCCGTGTGGATGTAACGGGAGCAGATCCCGATTACTGCTGAAGGAATGCCGATTCCGCTGAGATGTACCTGACCTGCATCTGTTCCTCCCTGGGAGACGAAATACTGGTATTTGATCTTATGAGTGTCGGCTGTGTCCTGCACATATTCAATCAGCCCCCGGTGGGTAATCATCGTCGGGTCAAAAATACGCAGCAGCGCGCCCTGGCCCAGATGGCCGAAGGCCTGGCGGTCGCCGGTCATATCAGCAGCGGCGCTGGCGTCCAGCCCGAAGAAAATATCCGGGGCCAGCAGATTGGCAGCCGTCCGGGCACCGCGCAGCCCGACCTCTTCCTGAACGGTAGCCCCGCAATAGAGCGTATTCGGCAAGGCTTGTCCGTGCAGTTCCTTCATTAATTCAATAGCCAGTCCGACACCGTAGCGGTTGTCCCAGGCCTTGGCCATAATCTTCTTCGGATTGGCCAGCGGCGTGAACGGGCATACCGGTACGACCTGCTGTCCCGGAGCGACTCCGAAGCTCTGTGCTTCCTCGCGGCTGTCCGCACCGATATCAATGTACATCTTGCTGATCTCTCCGGCCTTGCCGCGTTCATCTGCGCTCAGCAGGTGGATGGGTGTACTGCCGACTACACCGTTCAGCGTACCCTTCGGCGTAATGATCTGCAGGCGTTGTGAGGCCACGGCCGAAGCCAGCCATCCGCCCAGCGGTGTGAAGCGGATCATCCCGTTGTCTGTAATGCCGGTAACCATGAAGCCTACCTCATCGAAATGGCCGGCCACCATAATCTTGGGACCGTTAGCTTCACCGCGCATTACGCCGAACAGGCTGCCCAGCCGGTCCTGCACGAATTCGTCCGTATAAGGCGTCATAGCCTCCTTGACATAGGCACGCAGCTCGCGCTCGAAGCCGGAGGCTGAGGGAAATTCTGTTAAGGTTTTGAACAATTCAAGGGTATCTGTATTCATACATATATCGCTCCTTTATGACATCTAGTATGAACATTCTTACGCCGCTTGTCCATGCCGGAAGAGCAAATGAACACAAGGGCTCCCTGTGCGAATACTATACGGTAAGGGCTCTGCAGGCAGGAGCCGGAGAAAGGAAGCGAGGAGAATGTGGCTCTCGGGGAGCGTAGCCCAGGCAGGCAGCCGGAGCGGATTCCGCAAAGTGCCGGTCCGCCGGCAAAGCTTGCCCAGGCGGTACCGCCGCCGGTACGGGCGGGAGAATGAGGCGGTACTGATCCTGGTTCTGTTTTTGCTGCTGATTGTTGTGCTGTTTTATTTTTCCTGAGCAGGAGGGACATAACGGGGCCGCCTGAAGTGAATAATAAGGAAAACTTAATTCTGCATAACACGAAGGGACGGGACTGCAGCTTACCCGCTGCCCGGTCCCTTTCGTATCCAACAGTTCAGGGGGTGTCTGCATTGCCGGCAAAAACAAAAAAGTCAGGCGTCA is a window of Paenibacillus sp. FSL H3-0469 DNA encoding:
- a CDS encoding BglG family transcription antiterminator, translating into MTKITARQRQILWLLLEASGEITAVKIAEATGVSVRTVHREMEDIESVLENFGLDLIKKSGKGIGLSGPEAGLAELRLFLREEKPADYSGEDRKVFELCVLLEAEEPVKLFTLAHSLKVTVASISYDLDELEQWVRKFGLELVRRRGYGVEITGSEIDKRRAIGRLAAEHLDLSDLVGHGSLAESNPAFRMLLTTVGQSNLMEVENTLWDMEWKWTAELPEIVYMEMLLALAVTTRRIELSRSIDSGAEAGYSRVSDHRNIAGAERFVQQLAEVLELKIPRVEILYIAGLFDRVQDSFSSSGYAYGDIELMEIVYKLTESVVKRTGLPFQSDRSLREGLLEHIDPALKRIREGTRIRNPLLGPIRRDYEYLFNIIRAAVEDMQLELQIPDEEIGFLVMHFGASAERLNQLRRNVRAILVCASGLSSSRLLATRLTKEMPQIEILGNISWYEAARLPDEDYDLIISTIDLPIDKERYIKISPLLTAEEIEKLLNYIQNTTLRERENGRNGEPDQAVREEGSLERLRSYKGILDEIVSLLERFRFHPIDNKGMDLSATIVEMLETLNGNGVVGDAGIVLERLLERERMTSQVIPDTALALFHTRSSHIHLSSLTLYRLDQPVILEGNTEVRVILLMLAPRRLSKESLEVLSEISALLLNSELVQLLEERSESEIRGYLSSELLHFFQNKC
- a CDS encoding PTS sugar transporter subunit IIA is translated as MSILSENKVIMHGAANDKYEAIKMAGKLLVDAGHVTEEYVPKMLEREEVVSTYMGGGLAIPHGTKEARPYIKSTGLSIIRFPDGVDFGGDEPAFVVIGIAAAGDGHMEVLTNVAMIFTEDDAIDRVMNAPTAADVIAIFEGGLE
- a CDS encoding mannitol-1-phosphate 5-dehydrogenase, with the protein product MKAVHFGAGNIGRGFIGLLLSQAGYEVTFVDVNEAFVTQLKERGEYPVTLASDGQETVIVKNVTALSSVTHADEVAAAIAEADLVTTAVGVSVLKHIAGVLADGISRRVAVSSAPLHVIACENAIGGSAQLKELVYAKLDEESRAKAESSVAFPNAAVDRIVPLQQHEDILKVVVEPFYEWVVDASQMIPGYTPVEGVHYVENLEPYIERKLFTVNTGHCSAAYLGFLEGYETIQQAMADEALTAKVREVLEETGAVLVQKHGFDAAEHSKYIDKILERFRNPALTDEVSRVGRSPVRKLSPNDRLVSPATQAYDRGLGYTALTRSMAGALLFKAGDDPEAVELQAAVAELGAEAALTKYTGLAADHPIHQSAMEQYAKLS
- a CDS encoding M42 family metallopeptidase, whose protein sequence is MNTDTLELFKTLTEFPSASGFERELRAYVKEAMTPYTDEFVQDRLGSLFGVMRGEANGPKIMVAGHFDEVGFMVTGITDNGMIRFTPLGGWLASAVASQRLQIITPKGTLNGVVGSTPIHLLSADERGKAGEISKMYIDIGADSREEAQSFGVAPGQQVVPVCPFTPLANPKKIMAKAWDNRYGVGLAIELMKELHGQALPNTLYCGATVQEEVGLRGARTAANLLAPDIFFGLDASAAADMTGDRQAFGHLGQGALLRIFDPTMITHRGLIEYVQDTADTHKIKYQYFVSQGGTDAGQVHLSGIGIPSAVIGICSRYIHTATSIIHSDDYAAAKELLIKLVQGLDRTTLQTILENS